Proteins encoded in a region of the Streptomyces akebiae genome:
- a CDS encoding DUF485 domain-containing protein, whose product MLLYLSHLDHGHLHSEDELSRAIHDCHRSYGSAVDLYTWYGQSLSAGQAAHAVAVVRERREWALRIAADLAHRHPYDRSLPWFSGVTLSEALRAVGLDRTVRGARRRAFLFAAPVVGLYLAISCLGEAAKGFMAMPVVGPLNMGLLLGLVQLVAVAAWVQWYARYCGTSIDPLVESPVTSAERLEHQP is encoded by the coding sequence GTGCTCCTGTACCTCAGCCATCTCGACCACGGACACCTGCACTCCGAGGACGAGTTGAGCCGGGCGATCCATGACTGCCACCGGTCGTACGGCAGCGCGGTCGACCTGTACACCTGGTACGGGCAGTCGCTCAGCGCCGGGCAGGCGGCGCACGCCGTGGCCGTCGTCCGGGAGCGACGGGAGTGGGCCCTGCGGATCGCCGCGGACCTGGCTCACCGCCACCCCTACGACCGCTCCCTGCCCTGGTTCTCGGGCGTCACGCTGTCCGAGGCCCTCCGAGCGGTGGGCCTGGACCGCACGGTACGCGGCGCGCGCCGCCGCGCGTTCCTCTTCGCCGCCCCCGTCGTCGGGTTGTATCTGGCGATCAGTTGCCTGGGCGAGGCGGCCAAGGGCTTCATGGCCATGCCGGTGGTGGGTCCGTTGAATATGGGCCTTCTGCTCGGTCTGGTCCAGCTCGTCGCCGTCGCGGCATGGGTTCAGTGGTACGCCCGGTACTGCGGAACCTCGATCGACCCGCTCGTCGAGAGCCCGGTGACATCCGCCGAGCGACTGGAGCACCAGCCATGA